In Musa acuminata AAA Group cultivar baxijiao chromosome BXJ3-9, Cavendish_Baxijiao_AAA, whole genome shotgun sequence, a single genomic region encodes these proteins:
- the LOC135580836 gene encoding zinc finger A20 and AN1 domain-containing stress-associated protein 8-like has translation MDHDETGCQAPEGPILCINNCGFFGSAATMNMCSKCHREMILKQEQAKLAASSIDNLVNGSGGDICSSNGKEPVISAVTDVRIVSGELKAIPSQSPEVLCSSGSGEAKAKNGPNRCSTCRKRVGLTGFQCRCGDLFCTTHRYSDKHGCPFDYQRAARDAIAKANPVVKAEKLDKI, from the coding sequence ATGGATCACGATGAGACTGGATGCCAAGCTCCTGAGGGCCCGATCCTGTGCATCAACAACTGTGGATTCTTCGGAAGCGCGGCGACCATGAATATGTGCTCCAAGTGCCACAGGGAAATGATTCTGAAGCAGGAGCAGGCCAAGCTTGCAGCATCCTCCATTGACAATCTTGTGAATGGCAGTGGCGGTGACATCTGCAGCAGCAATGGCAAGGAGCCTGTAATCTCTGCTGTAACAGATGTGAGAATTGTCTCTGGGGAGCTAAAGGCCATTCCTTCACAATCACCAGAAGTGCTATGCTCAAGTGGTTCTGGGGAAGCAAAGGCAAAAAATGGTCCAAATAGGTGCAGCACATGCAGGAAACGGGTCGGTCTAACAGGGTTTCAATGTCGATGCGGGGATCTTTTCTGCACTACGCATCGTTATTCGGACAAGCATGGCTGCCCTTTCGACTACCAGAGAGCTGCCAGGGATGCCATTGCCAAAGCGAACCCTGTGGTTAAGGCTGAGAAGCTTGACAAGATCTAA